The Fructilactobacillus myrtifloralis genome contains a region encoding:
- the rimM gene encoding ribosome maturation factor RimM (Essential for efficient processing of 16S rRNA), which translates to MDYLEVGKLVNTQGIKGEVRVVSQTDFPEVRFRPGAILYAFPKTGDMERLEIDHVRKHKNFILLHFKDHPTINDVEHLKPATLKIDAAEQADAPLQPGEYYYSQIIGLDVVDEQGRTLGTIKDIMDLGPNDVWVVECNGQPDLLLPKIDEVIKQVDLDQGQVTVELLEGLE; encoded by the coding sequence ATGGACTACTTAGAAGTCGGAAAGTTAGTTAATACCCAGGGGATTAAGGGGGAAGTCCGCGTGGTTTCTCAGACGGATTTTCCAGAGGTCCGGTTTCGCCCGGGAGCCATTCTGTACGCCTTTCCCAAAACGGGCGACATGGAACGCTTAGAAATTGATCATGTCCGCAAGCACAAAAACTTTATTTTGTTGCACTTTAAGGATCATCCCACGATTAATGACGTAGAACATCTCAAGCCAGCAACCTTAAAGATTGACGCTGCTGAACAGGCAGACGCGCCCCTACAGCCCGGTGAATACTATTACAGCCAAATCATTGGCTTAGATGTAGTTGACGAACAAGGACGCACCCTCGGTACGATTAAGGACATCATGGACCTTGGTCCAAACGACGTGTGGGTGGTTGAATGCAACGGGCAACCAGATTTACTCCTACCCAAAATCGATGAGGTGATTAAGCAGGTTGATCTGGATCAAGGACAGGTTACGGTCGAATTGTTAGAGGGGCTAGAGTAG
- the smc gene encoding chromosome segregation protein SMC, whose protein sequence is MKLQSIQISGFKSFADRTVIECQDGLTGIVGPNGSGKSNVIEAIRWALGEQSAKQLRGHKMKDVIFSGSNDRRPLNRAEVSLVFDNADHYLPTDYSEVKITRRYYRNGESTYLLNDQECLLREIQQLFLDTGLGEGSLSIISQGNVDDILAGDVEKRRAVIETAAGVYRYKKQKAESEKKLTETQANVDRVSDIAHELGKQLAPLQEQSETASLYLRQQQRLEQLRFTQLTRRADHLQQTHQATQNQVTQQTTKQRQLTEQLEQLRDQKQTLHQQLTATQQAREQQQQQLLTDTKTLENATGEAKLRQQQLEFKRTQLQELERQRTDNQTQLQQLEQQVQTAQTTVQTTTNQLNQLEQEIADSDATAKLKQVESEEAALETARSQYVTLMQQLTNQKNEVRMASRMSEQQRQAYQEKLRQKRQLETEQQRLEQALQAAQEQVTAIKHQASAAQASQQQMQARVDELSNQQDQLQQAWYQQLRDFQTVKTERDSLQNMVAGHNNLYRGTRNLLKHQQDLSGVLGPVADLMQVDDQYLVAIETTLGGALQQVVMQTVAATRQAIHYLSQHQLGRVTFLPLDAINERFVSPSLLQVAREQPGLVGVAADLVTMPENLTRVKNHLLGNVLVTTNLQQATQLSHKLRRRVKIVTLNGEVVNAGGSITGGKNQHEPNGILRQKHQLATLTSQAQTLQTKLKQQEEQLAAVKQAEQSAQAKRDEAYQQESSHTAELKAQAERVSSLSTALTKQKREVAALELQLQHADDESDHSEATTPQQIQATEAKIAENQARVRELKQAIQQHKADQQRSQATLMEQQQRLSQIRERLKQARQQVQTETAQRDKAATEGTQLTQQVTQLQQELEQLQTVTEVDPEQLQVRIERQQHALAESKQRASEFQAADEANERELTTTQQALTTVQRDLQQAQLQASLQEQETAKLQRELGDLQAQSQQPLQVVDLDVEALEQELQTVQDTITELGPVNVGAIAAYEELKNRADFVNGQLDDLLAAKQQLLEIMNQMDQTVKQRFQRTFDQVATAFTAVFRHIFGGGEAKLKLADPHHLLTTGIDILVKPPGKRYRDLSLLSGGEKALTALALLFAVLQVKPVPFVILDEAESALDPANVDRFARYMQKLKQHTQFIVITHRKETMVYADQLVGITMQDSGVSKLVSVNLEATQKKEK, encoded by the coding sequence GTGAAGTTACAGTCGATTCAGATTTCCGGCTTTAAGTCATTTGCCGACCGGACGGTCATCGAATGCCAGGATGGATTAACGGGAATCGTTGGTCCTAACGGGAGCGGAAAAAGTAACGTCATTGAGGCGATTCGGTGGGCGCTCGGGGAACAGTCCGCGAAGCAACTGCGGGGTCACAAGATGAAGGATGTCATCTTTTCTGGTTCCAACGACCGGCGTCCCCTAAACCGGGCTGAGGTAAGTTTGGTTTTTGATAACGCCGATCATTATTTACCCACTGATTACAGTGAGGTCAAGATCACCAGACGGTACTACCGCAACGGTGAGAGTACGTATCTGCTTAATGATCAGGAATGTTTATTACGCGAAATTCAACAACTGTTTCTAGATACGGGGTTGGGAGAAGGTTCCCTCTCCATTATTTCCCAGGGAAACGTGGATGATATTTTAGCCGGAGACGTAGAGAAGCGTCGGGCGGTCATCGAAACGGCCGCCGGCGTCTACCGGTACAAAAAACAAAAGGCGGAGTCAGAAAAAAAGCTAACGGAAACCCAAGCGAACGTGGATCGGGTATCAGACATTGCCCATGAACTAGGGAAACAGTTAGCTCCCTTACAAGAGCAAAGCGAGACTGCTTCGCTCTATTTGCGTCAGCAGCAACGGTTAGAACAGTTGCGCTTCACCCAGCTAACGCGCCGTGCCGATCACCTGCAACAGACCCACCAAGCGACTCAAAATCAGGTAACCCAACAAACGACTAAGCAGCGGCAACTGACGGAGCAACTGGAGCAGTTGCGGGACCAAAAGCAGACGCTTCACCAGCAGCTAACGGCCACCCAACAAGCACGCGAGCAGCAACAGCAACAACTATTAACCGATACTAAAACACTCGAAAATGCTACGGGAGAAGCCAAGTTACGTCAGCAACAGTTAGAATTTAAACGAACCCAACTCCAGGAATTAGAACGTCAGCGCACGGACAACCAAACTCAGCTGCAACAGCTAGAACAGCAGGTACAAACGGCCCAGACGACCGTACAGACTACAACCAACCAGCTTAATCAGTTGGAACAAGAAATTGCCGATAGCGATGCCACCGCCAAACTAAAGCAGGTGGAAAGTGAAGAAGCAGCGTTGGAAACGGCTCGTAGTCAATACGTAACGTTAATGCAACAACTGACGAACCAAAAGAATGAGGTACGGATGGCCTCCCGGATGTCAGAACAACAGCGGCAGGCTTATCAGGAAAAGCTACGCCAAAAACGACAGTTAGAGACCGAACAACAACGCCTGGAACAAGCATTACAAGCAGCGCAGGAGCAGGTTACCGCGATTAAGCACCAAGCGAGCGCGGCCCAGGCTAGTCAACAACAGATGCAAGCCCGAGTCGATGAGTTATCGAACCAGCAAGACCAACTCCAACAAGCCTGGTACCAGCAACTTCGTGATTTTCAGACGGTTAAAACCGAACGAGACAGTTTACAAAACATGGTCGCTGGGCACAATAACTTGTACCGCGGCACGAGAAACCTCCTCAAGCACCAGCAGGATTTGAGCGGAGTTTTAGGACCAGTTGCCGACTTAATGCAGGTCGACGATCAATATCTGGTTGCGATTGAAACGACGTTAGGCGGGGCCCTTCAGCAGGTAGTGATGCAGACCGTTGCCGCTACCCGCCAGGCAATTCACTATTTAAGTCAACATCAGTTAGGGCGGGTGACCTTCCTGCCCCTTGATGCCATTAACGAGCGGTTTGTTAGCCCTAGTTTGTTACAAGTGGCCCGTGAACAACCAGGATTAGTGGGGGTGGCCGCGGACTTAGTGACGATGCCCGAAAACTTAACGCGGGTAAAAAACCACTTACTGGGAAACGTGTTAGTTACCACTAATCTGCAACAAGCTACGCAACTGAGCCATAAACTTCGGCGGCGGGTGAAAATTGTAACCCTGAATGGAGAAGTGGTGAACGCGGGGGGCTCAATCACCGGGGGTAAGAATCAACACGAACCAAACGGGATCCTCCGCCAGAAGCATCAACTCGCCACGTTAACGAGTCAGGCACAAACGTTACAAACTAAATTAAAGCAGCAAGAAGAGCAACTCGCGGCGGTTAAACAAGCCGAGCAATCCGCCCAAGCTAAGCGGGACGAAGCTTATCAACAAGAATCTAGTCACACCGCTGAACTGAAGGCACAGGCAGAACGGGTCTCCAGTTTATCGACCGCCCTGACCAAGCAAAAACGGGAAGTCGCTGCCCTCGAACTCCAGTTGCAACACGCTGATGACGAATCGGACCATTCAGAGGCCACGACTCCCCAGCAGATTCAAGCAACGGAGGCTAAGATTGCGGAAAACCAAGCCCGTGTTCGCGAGTTAAAACAAGCAATTCAGCAACATAAAGCCGACCAACAACGTAGTCAGGCTACCTTGATGGAACAACAACAACGGCTCAGCCAGATTCGAGAACGGCTGAAACAGGCGCGCCAACAGGTCCAAACTGAGACCGCGCAACGGGACAAAGCTGCCACCGAGGGCACCCAGCTTACTCAGCAGGTAACCCAGCTTCAGCAGGAACTGGAGCAACTCCAAACGGTGACTGAGGTTGATCCAGAGCAATTACAAGTTCGCATTGAACGCCAACAACACGCCCTCGCGGAGAGTAAACAGCGGGCTTCCGAGTTCCAAGCAGCCGATGAAGCTAACGAACGGGAGCTAACTACGACCCAACAAGCGCTGACCACGGTGCAACGGGACCTGCAACAAGCGCAATTACAAGCATCGCTTCAGGAACAAGAGACCGCGAAGCTACAGCGGGAGTTAGGCGACCTGCAAGCCCAATCCCAGCAACCGCTTCAGGTGGTTGACTTAGATGTCGAAGCATTAGAACAAGAATTACAAACGGTTCAGGACACGATCACAGAATTAGGCCCCGTTAACGTGGGTGCAATCGCGGCCTACGAGGAATTAAAAAACCGGGCTGATTTTGTGAACGGGCAACTCGATGATTTATTGGCAGCCAAACAGCAACTATTAGAAATTATGAATCAAATGGATCAAACGGTGAAGCAACGCTTTCAACGAACCTTTGACCAAGTGGCCACGGCCTTTACTGCCGTGTTTCGGCATATCTTTGGTGGTGGGGAAGCGAAGCTCAAACTGGCGGATCCGCACCATTTATTGACAACCGGAATTGACATTCTAGTGAAGCCACCGGGGAAACGGTACCGGGATCTGAGCTTGTTATCCGGGGGCGAGAAGGCCCTCACCGCCTTGGCCCTCTTGTTTGCGGTTTTACAGGTTAAACCGGTTCCCTTCGTGATTTTAGATGAGGCGGAATCCGCGCTTGATCCAGCCAACGTTGACCGGTTTGCGCGTTACATGCAAAAATTGAAACAGCACACCCAGTTTATTGTGATTACCCACCGCAAGGAGACGATGGTGTATGCCGACCAGTTAGTGGGGATTACCATGCAGGATTCCGGAGTCTCAAAGCTCGTCTCCGTTAACCTCGAAGCAACGCAGAAAAAGGAGAAATAA
- the trmD gene encoding tRNA (guanosine(37)-N1)-methyltransferase TrmD, producing MKIDVLSLFPDTINGPLHDSILGKAVEKQLLSVNVTNFRDFSTNKHHNVDDTPYGGGAGMLLQAQPIVDAVAATQKQAQAEGLSAGRVILTDPAGKRFDEQAAAELAQADHLTFICGHYEGFDERVKEVVTDEYSIGDYVLTGGELPTLVMIDALSRLIPGVLGNDESAVDDSFSTGLLEAPQYTRPADFRGAKVPEVLMNGDHQKIADWRLKESLRKTYVHRPDLIDYHRLSPRAKELLAEVKIELEQN from the coding sequence ATGAAAATTGATGTCTTGAGTTTATTCCCAGATACGATTAACGGGCCCTTGCATGACTCGATTTTAGGAAAAGCGGTCGAAAAACAGCTCCTATCGGTTAACGTAACTAATTTCCGGGATTTTTCGACCAACAAACACCATAACGTCGATGATACTCCATATGGCGGTGGGGCCGGAATGCTGTTACAGGCACAACCCATTGTCGATGCGGTGGCGGCAACCCAAAAACAAGCGCAAGCAGAGGGGTTGTCAGCTGGCCGGGTGATTTTAACTGATCCAGCGGGGAAGCGGTTCGATGAGCAAGCGGCAGCCGAGTTAGCCCAAGCCGATCATCTAACCTTTATTTGTGGTCACTATGAAGGGTTTGACGAGCGGGTTAAGGAAGTGGTTACCGATGAATACTCCATCGGTGATTACGTGTTAACCGGGGGTGAATTGCCTACCTTGGTTATGATTGATGCGTTGTCGCGGTTAATCCCAGGAGTGCTTGGAAACGATGAATCGGCGGTGGACGATTCCTTCTCCACCGGCTTGTTAGAGGCGCCACAGTACACGCGCCCAGCTGATTTTCGGGGTGCTAAGGTACCGGAGGTCTTAATGAATGGTGATCACCAAAAGATTGCGGACTGGCGCTTAAAGGAATCATTACGCAAAACCTACGTGCATCGTCCCGATCTAATTGATTATCACCGACTTTCACCGCGTGCCAAGGAATTACTGGCTGAAGTTAAGATTGAATTGGAGCAAAATTAG
- the ftsY gene encoding signal recognition particle-docking protein FtsY — protein sequence MGLFDIFKRKNQQAPDESQSESASISASESAASAAESVSVATTSAATSVAEATESTATAEPTTDATSTVASESPASTTRAEADVQSTTETTSTATSTSDAEPEQKYENGLSKSRSSFGQSLNRLFANFRSVDEEFFDDLEDTLIQADVGVNTATSISDQLREAVRLNNIKGRDEVQNFIVQKLVEIYDGSEPLDTELHENPDGPTIILMIGVNGAGKTTTIGKLANQYRQAGKKVLVAAADTFRAGAIEQLAEWAERDQVAIVKKPEGSDPASVVFDAVKQAKDDHYDILLVDTAGRLQNKVNLMKELEKMNKIIQREIPGAPQEVLLVIDATIGQNALVQAKMFRDVAEITGIVLTKLDGTAKGGIVLAIKQELGIPVKYVGLGEGVDDLQTFNPEDFVYGLFKGLIKE from the coding sequence ATGGGTTTATTTGATATTTTTAAACGGAAAAATCAGCAAGCACCAGACGAATCCCAGTCCGAGTCAGCGTCAATCAGTGCATCAGAGAGCGCGGCAAGTGCTGCGGAATCGGTTTCAGTGGCGACCACTAGTGCTGCTACCTCGGTGGCAGAAGCAACGGAGTCAACAGCAACCGCTGAACCCACCACGGATGCAACTTCAACAGTTGCTTCAGAGTCGCCTGCATCAACTACACGTGCGGAAGCAGACGTCCAATCGACCACGGAGACGACTTCGACCGCAACGTCCACCAGTGATGCAGAGCCAGAGCAAAAGTATGAAAATGGACTATCCAAGTCCCGGTCTTCCTTTGGACAAAGCTTGAACCGGTTATTTGCAAACTTCCGGTCGGTTGATGAGGAGTTTTTTGATGACCTAGAAGACACGTTGATTCAGGCTGATGTGGGGGTCAACACCGCCACTTCCATCAGTGACCAACTGCGAGAAGCGGTCCGGCTCAATAACATCAAGGGGCGCGATGAAGTGCAAAACTTCATTGTCCAAAAGTTAGTGGAAATTTACGATGGGTCCGAACCGCTGGATACTGAATTGCATGAAAATCCAGATGGACCAACCATCATTTTGATGATTGGAGTGAACGGGGCCGGGAAAACCACCACGATTGGAAAACTCGCTAATCAGTACCGTCAGGCTGGCAAGAAGGTCCTAGTGGCGGCGGCGGATACTTTCCGGGCCGGAGCCATTGAACAGCTCGCCGAGTGGGCCGAGCGTGATCAGGTTGCGATCGTGAAAAAACCAGAGGGCAGCGATCCTGCTTCCGTGGTTTTTGATGCGGTTAAGCAAGCCAAGGACGACCATTACGACATTTTGCTGGTTGACACGGCGGGGCGGTTGCAAAACAAAGTTAACCTCATGAAAGAGTTGGAAAAGATGAACAAGATCATTCAGCGGGAAATTCCGGGCGCACCGCAAGAGGTGTTACTGGTAATTGACGCGACCATTGGGCAAAATGCGCTCGTCCAAGCGAAGATGTTCCGCGATGTCGCTGAGATCACTGGGATTGTTTTGACTAAGTTAGATGGGACTGCCAAGGGTGGGATCGTGCTGGCGATTAAGCAAGAGCTCGGCATTCCCGTTAAGTACGTCGGTCTCGGTGAAGGGGTCGATGACTTGCAGACCTTTAACCCAGAGGACTTTGTCTATGGCCTATTTAAAGGCTTAATTAAGGAATGA
- a CDS encoding putative DNA-binding protein, with protein sequence METNFNAKLEKDNRINALFDFYGSLLTPKQADYIRQYYADDLSLGEISENFQVSRQAVYDNLRRTEMTLEKYEERMGLYQKFVTRNHLIDELAQTIQTKYPNDQTLNGLIERLEKLEEN encoded by the coding sequence ATGGAAACGAATTTTAATGCTAAACTAGAAAAGGATAATCGCATTAATGCGTTATTTGATTTTTATGGGAGTTTACTAACCCCCAAACAGGCTGATTACATTCGGCAGTATTACGCGGATGATCTGTCTTTGGGTGAGATTTCTGAAAATTTTCAGGTTAGCCGCCAGGCGGTCTATGACAACCTCCGGCGGACGGAAATGACCTTAGAAAAGTATGAAGAACGGATGGGCTTGTACCAGAAATTTGTCACCAGAAATCATTTGATTGATGAACTGGCGCAGACGATTCAGACGAAGTATCCTAATGATCAAACCTTGAATGGGTTAATTGAGCGCCTAGAAAAACTAGAAGAAAACTAA
- the ffh gene encoding signal recognition particle protein, producing the protein MAFEGLSEKLQNAFKNLRGKGQISEADLRSTMREIRLALLDADVNFTVVRDFVKKVQEKAKGEKVLEGLNPGQQIVKIVDDELTAMMGGSATELTKSPKIPTVIMMVGLQGAGKTTTVGKLANRLKQDEHARPLLIAADVYRPAAIDQLEQVGKQIDVPVFSEGTDVDPVQIVQDGLAQARENHNDYVFIDTAGRLQIDEKLMHELEEIKTVSHPDDILLVVDAMTGQNAVETAQGFNDALDITGVILTKLDGDTRGGAALSIKSVTGKPILFTGQGEKMTDLDVFHPDRMASRILGMGDVLSLVEKTQKNVDEQKAQELAEKMRENSFNFDDFLDQLQQIQNMGPLKDIMAMIPGMANNPALKNVEMDPKDLERIKAMIYSMTNEERENPDVLNPSRRRRIARGSAQPIQSVNRMIKQFDQMKKMMNQVSNGNMAGMENMMQAAGMGGGGMGGKLSNLAMKRMSRKMKKSKRKRLKKRKK; encoded by the coding sequence ATGGCATTCGAAGGGTTATCAGAAAAGTTACAAAATGCGTTTAAAAATTTACGTGGGAAAGGGCAAATTAGTGAAGCGGATTTACGGAGCACCATGCGCGAAATCCGGTTGGCTTTACTAGATGCTGACGTAAACTTTACCGTGGTTCGGGACTTTGTTAAAAAGGTCCAGGAAAAGGCCAAGGGTGAAAAGGTGCTGGAAGGGCTTAACCCGGGGCAGCAAATCGTTAAAATTGTGGACGATGAACTAACCGCCATGATGGGTGGTTCAGCAACGGAACTCACTAAGTCACCTAAAATTCCAACGGTGATCATGATGGTCGGGCTGCAAGGGGCCGGAAAAACGACGACGGTTGGAAAGTTAGCTAATCGGCTCAAACAGGATGAGCATGCGCGACCGTTGTTAATTGCAGCTGACGTTTATCGTCCAGCCGCAATTGACCAGTTAGAACAGGTCGGAAAGCAAATTGACGTGCCCGTCTTTTCCGAGGGGACGGATGTGGATCCAGTTCAGATCGTGCAGGATGGACTGGCTCAGGCCCGTGAAAACCACAATGATTATGTTTTCATTGATACGGCCGGGCGGTTACAAATTGATGAAAAACTCATGCACGAGTTAGAAGAAATCAAGACCGTTTCTCATCCAGACGATATTCTGTTAGTTGTAGATGCAATGACCGGGCAAAATGCGGTTGAAACGGCGCAGGGCTTTAACGATGCCCTCGATATAACCGGGGTCATTCTGACGAAGTTAGATGGAGATACCCGAGGGGGAGCCGCCCTGTCGATCAAGTCAGTAACCGGCAAACCAATTCTGTTTACCGGTCAAGGGGAAAAAATGACAGATCTGGATGTCTTCCATCCAGATCGAATGGCTTCCCGAATTCTGGGCATGGGAGACGTGCTGTCCCTGGTTGAGAAAACCCAGAAAAACGTGGACGAGCAAAAGGCGCAGGAACTCGCCGAAAAGATGCGGGAAAATTCCTTTAACTTTGACGATTTCTTGGACCAACTCCAGCAAATTCAAAACATGGGGCCGTTAAAAGACATCATGGCAATGATTCCGGGAATGGCCAATAACCCAGCGCTTAAAAACGTTGAAATGGATCCCAAGGACTTAGAGCGGATCAAAGCGATGATCTACTCGATGACCAATGAAGAACGCGAAAATCCCGATGTGTTAAATCCTTCCCGGCGGCGGCGAATTGCCCGGGGTTCGGCGCAACCAATTCAAAGCGTGAACCGGATGATTAAACAATTTGATCAGATGAAAAAGATGATGAATCAGGTTTCCAACGGGAACATGGCCGGGATGGAAAACATGATGCAAGCCGCCGGCATGGGCGGCGGTGGCATGGGAGGGAAACTCTCCAACCTTGCCATGAAGCGGATGAGCCGGAAAATGAAGAAGAGTAAACGGAAGCGGTTGAAAAAGCGGAAAAAATAA
- a CDS encoding KH domain-containing protein: MVNFDNLITTIIKPLVKFPDDVQIRHQETNEFHEYILTPNPQDVGRVIGKRGRVAQTIRAIVYSIHVPDNKRVKLIIDDGK, translated from the coding sequence ATGGTGAATTTTGACAACTTAATTACAACCATCATTAAACCGTTAGTGAAGTTTCCCGATGACGTTCAGATTCGTCACCAGGAAACGAACGAGTTTCACGAGTATATTTTAACCCCTAATCCCCAAGACGTGGGACGGGTGATTGGTAAACGGGGACGGGTGGCCCAAACCATTCGCGCCATTGTTTACAGTATTCACGTGCCTGACAACAAACGGGTTAAGTTAATTATTGATGATGGTAAATAG
- the rpsP gene encoding 30S ribosomal protein S16, with product MSVKIRLKRMGSKKNPFYRIVVADSRSPRDGRYIENVGTYNPLIQENQVTLEEETILDWLEKGAKPSDTVRNILSRAGIMKKLHEAKLANKQK from the coding sequence ATGTCTGTTAAAATTCGTTTGAAACGAATGGGTTCTAAGAAAAATCCATTTTATCGAATCGTAGTTGCTGATTCACGAAGTCCTCGTGATGGTCGTTACATTGAAAACGTGGGGACTTACAACCCATTGATTCAAGAAAACCAAGTAACTTTAGAAGAAGAAACTATTTTAGACTGGTTAGAAAAGGGTGCCAAACCTTCTGATACAGTTCGTAACATTTTGTCAAGAGCCGGGATCATGAAGAAACTTCATGAAGCTAAATTAGCTAACAAGCAAAAATAA
- the rplS gene encoding 50S ribosomal protein L19 → MRQNKLIEKINQEQLRSDIPDFRAGDTVTVSVKVVEGDTERVQDFTGVVIKRRGAGIQATYTVRKISNGIGVERIFPLNSPRVAKLEVVRRGKVRRSKLYYLRDRQGKAARIKQSFKKR, encoded by the coding sequence ATGCGTCAAAACAAGCTGATCGAAAAGATCAATCAGGAACAATTACGTTCTGATATTCCCGATTTTCGGGCTGGTGATACTGTAACGGTATCAGTTAAGGTTGTTGAAGGTGACACAGAACGTGTCCAAGATTTTACGGGGGTAGTTATCAAGCGCCGCGGTGCTGGAATTCAAGCTACTTACACTGTTCGTAAAATCAGTAACGGAATTGGTGTGGAAAGAATTTTCCCACTCAATTCACCTCGGGTTGCTAAACTTGAAGTAGTTCGTCGTGGTAAGGTTCGTCGTTCAAAACTTTACTACTTGCGCGACCGTCAAGGAAAGGCTGCTCGGATCAAGCAATCATTCAAAAAACGCTAG